The region CCTTTGAGCGCCGGGCGCCCATCAAGCTGGGTCCTCTCTCGCCGCCTCCGGCGTCGGCGCCGTGGCAAATGGCGCAATTTGTTTCAAACGCGGCGCGCCCGGCGGCCACTCGCGGTTGCTGAGGCCCGGCTGCAAGGGCCAACGATTCTGCCACCAACAGGCAAAGAAATGTCCTGGCGATCATACCTGGCGAAAAACAGAGCATAGTACTTGCACTCCTGACGAAGCGGGTTCCGGCGCTGGTTCCGAACCGTCATGGGAATCCCATTCGAATATTGGGGGACCGGGACCAGGAATCCTCAAACCAGCAGCGGTCTCATCATAATCCTTACTGGGAAAAACATGAATCCTGCCCATCGTGTTCTCATGGCTGGCAGGAGATGCAGGCCTTGGCACTTCCGTTCTTGTGCCACATCTCGGCGTGCGAATTCAAGGAAAATCGCACTTCCCGAAGATCCTGCAGGCGGCAAGCCCTCCTCGCAAAGGGATGATTCATGCGGGGACATCAAGTGAAACGGCTGGTGGTTCGGGTGATAAAATAAAGTTAGAAAATACGGAATATTCAGCTTGATTTTTTCTACTTTCCCGGAAAATGCCCAGGTGTTATGTACTAGTTGAATGACGCTCAGGCAGTTCCTGGTGGCGCTGATTGTGGAAACGCCTGTAAGTCGCCGCCTGAGGGCAGGAGGAAGTTATGGTGAGTGCCGTTAAAGCCGCTCCATCTCGGATCAACCTGGCTCACAGCGGGCCCATGTTCAGGACTCTCCTTGTAGATGAGGACCCAAGCGAAGTCCGGTACTACCATGGCATGTTGCAGGCCGTGGGGCATGAAGTTGTGGTTTCGGCGACCTACGAGGATGCGCTGGCCAGGTTAGGGCGGCAGAATTTTGACATGGTCGTGGTGGCGCAGGGCAGTCCTGCGTTTGAAGGGCGTCCGGTGCTGGCGCGCGCGCGGGAAATTAATCCAGAACGGCCGGTACTGGTTGTGGCTCGGGCGCTGGACATCGACTGCTACCTGGAAGCCATGGAGATGGGCGCGGCCGATTACCTCGAGCGGTGCGCCGCCCCGCGGGACTTCATGCTATCAGTGGATGCTCACCTTCGGATGAAAGACGCGGCTTAATTTTGCATCTCCACGCCGGCGCGGCACGCAGCATCCGCTCCAGGCGCTTCCAGGGCCGTGGTCTTCAGGGAGCGTTGAGAAATTTGCTGGATTCGTGATCGTGCCGGGGCGGCCCCAGGTCACTTACTTCGATCCACCCTGCGCCGCCGGCACACGCGCGCCGCTTGCTGCTTTAATCAGCCACTCGGTGCTGACGGATTTGGGCCGTGTAATCGGCGTACCGAGCAGGCGATTGAGGACCAGTTGTGAACACATTCCCAGCGCGCGCGAAACTCCGAACAACACCGTGTAGTGCTCAAATTCGGTGAGACCAAACAGGTAAAGCAGGGAGCCAGAAACGGCATCGACGTTCGGCCATGGGTCCTTCACCTTGCCCTGTTCCTTGAGGACCTGCGGGGTGATGTGGAAAAGGCGGTCCACGATCTTGAACATGACGTCATCGGGGCAGACGCGATCGCCAAATTCATGGAGGGCCGTAAAACGGGGATCGGTGACGCGGAGGACGGCGTGGCCATAACCGGGAATCACGCGGCCGCCGTTCAGCGTTTCCCACACATAGTCCCGAAGCTGATCGTCTGTGGGCACGCCATTGTATTTTTTGCGAATGCCTAAGACGAAGTGCAGGCACTCCTGATTCGCCAGTCCGTGGAGAGGCCCTGCAAGGCCGTTCATGCCCGCCGACACCGCATAGAAGGGGTCCGAAAGCGCCGAACCGACCGTGTGGCAGGTGAACGCGCTGACGTTCCCGCCCTCGTGGTCGCAGTGCAACGTCAGGAACAGCCGCATCAGGTCGCGGAACCCTCCCGTGGGGTCCGGCAGACCCAGCATCGCCGCGTAATCCGCTCCCCAGTCGAGAGTGGGATTGGGTGGCAACGGCCCGCCCTTGCAAGTATGAATCCGGTAGATGCCCGCCGCGATTCCAGGGAGCACCCCGAGCAGGCGCAGCGCATCTTCCAACGCCGACTCCCAGTAGTCCGCCTTCTGCATTCCCTCTGAATACGATTTCCGGAAAACTGATTCACGCTCCATCGAAAGAATGGCCGTGCTGAACATGGCCATGGGGTGGGTGTCCCCAGGCAGCGCCCTCAGAACATCCCAGACGTATGAGGGGACCTGGGCACGCTGCCGGAGCTCCTGTTGCACGCTGGCTAACGCCTTGGCGTCTGGAAGTTCGCCGGTGCAAAGCAGGTAAAAGATTTCTTCCGGGAGCCGTTTCTTCAGGTCGCCGATAGGGATGCCTCTCACGATCAGTCCTTTGTCGGGTCCAACAACCGAGGTGTCACAAACCAGCCCCCTCACGCCCCGCATACCCCCGAAAGCCTGGCTGACCGTCACTTCGGATATCACAGCTTTGCCATGCTCGGCCACCACGCTGCGAATTTTCTCACGGAGAGCTGGCGCTTGTTCTGCCAGCCGATCATGTAGTTTTCCCATCGCAACTCCCATACAAGTCGATGGTTCTAGAATAACTTGTATGTCGTTATTGGTCTAGAGGCAGTGAGGGCGCTCTTAAGGATTTGTGATGGCCCTTGCGCCTGCAGCTATATTGGCCTGTCGTGAGCATCGTAGCCGGTCTTTGGCCACATCTGCTGAGGAGTGCAATTTGTAGCGCCGCCGTCCTGGCGGCAATTTTCAGGGCCGGTCCCGCTTGGCGGGACCGGCGCTACGCAAGTCCGTCGCTCTGTTATGCAATCCTCATTAGCTGCCCTTTGTCTGGAGCGGGCTATTTCGGCAGCGCGTACGCAACGTAAGTGCCGCCGGAAGCTGCGCCCCACTTCCCTCCGCCAGCGCCGATCACCAGGTACTGCTGCCCACCCACTTCATAAGCTGCGGGCGTGGCATTTCCCGCGAAAGGCAACGTGGCTTCCCACAGCAGTTTTCCTGTGGCCTTGTCGAACGCATGAAACTTGTTGTCATGGTCGGTCGCGGCAATGAAAAGCAGACCTCCCGCGGTCACCAGCGGACCGCCGTAGTTTTCACTGCCCGTGTTGTGGATTCCTTCCTTCACCAGTTCTGGAAACTCGCCGAAAGGAATCCGCCAGACAAATTTGCCCGTGTTCAGGTCGATGGCCGTCAGAGTGCCCCAGGGAGGCTTCACGGCCGGGTAGCCGTCCGGGTCGAGAAATTTGTTGTACCCATCGCTCATGTATTTCAGCCACGGGCCCATTTCCGCTTCGTCCCATGCGGCCTTCGCCATGGTTTGCTTTCCTGTCACCAGATAAGTTGCGATGGCCTCAATCGCCCTCTTTCCCATTTGCGCGAAGGCCGGCATTCGTCCGCCACCCTTTCTGATGATGTCGGCAACCTGGGATTCGTTGTACTTTTTTGCAATGTTTTTAAGGGAAGGGAACTCCGGCGGGCTTCCAGCCAGGTTGGCCTTATGGCAACTGGAGCACTGGCTCAGGTAAAGCTCGCGCCCGCTCACCAGCCCCAGCGTTCTTGGTCTTGGAACCAGCCGCAGAATCCACGCCATGACGTTGGCGTTGACGTAAAGCAGGCCGGTGGCGGGATCGAACGCCGGGCCGCCCCATTCACCTCCGCCGTCAAAGCCCGGAAAAATCACCGTTCCCTGGCGGCTGGGAGGAATGAACTGGCCTCCATAGCGCAGCTTGCGCAGTTGCGCCAGCACCGCCTTGTGTGCTGCCGGCGTGCGGTTGGTCAGCATCTCCGGCGTAAATTGCTGCTCTGCAAACGGCGGCGGCAGCAGCGGAAACGCCTGCGTTTCGGCTGTCTTCTCGCCGTCCACGTCGGACGCGGGCGCCTTGCGGTATTCAATCGGAAACAGGGGCTTGCCGGTTTCGCGGTTGAAGACGAAAACGTATCCCGACTTGGTGGTCTGGGCCACCGCATCCGCGCGCTGCCGGTCGTGTTCCACGGTCACCAGCGCCGGGGCGGACGGGAAATCGCGGTCCCAGAGGTCGTGCTTCACCGCCTGGAAATACCACGCCAGGCGGCCCGTATTGGCGTCAAGCGCCAGCAGGCAGTTTGCATAAAGGTCGTCACCGACGCGGTCAGAACCATAGAAGTCGAAAGCGGCTGAGCCGGTAGGCACGAACACCAGGCCGCGCCTGGCGTCAACAGTGAGGCCAGCCCAATTGTTGGCCCCGCCGGTGTATTTCCAGGCGTCTTTCGGCCAGGTCTCGTAGCCGGGTTCGCCGGGGCGCGGGATGGTGTGGAAACTCCAGCGCATTTGGCCGCTGCGCACGTCATAGGCGCGGATGTCGCCGGGAGGGCAGGGCAGGTCTTCGGGCAGACTGCTGCCCATGATGATGAGGTCCTTGTAGATTGCACCGGGGCTTGTGACCTTGACTGAGAGGTCTTCGGGGTTGCGTCCGAGACCCTGGCGCAGATCGATGTGCCCTTCCTGCCCGAAGGAAGGAACAGGCTGGCCGGTTTTGGCATTCAGCGCGTATAGGTTGTGTCCGAATACGTAAAAAATGCGGGTGTCGTTGCCGTCGCTCCAGTAGGTCAGTCCCCGAAAGTGCATCGCGTGCAGGACGGGCTCTGCCTCGGGCGGGCTGAAACTCCAGATCAGTTTGCCCGTGGCGGCATTGAGAGCAAACACCCGGAGTTTGGGAGACACGGCATAAAGGACGCCGTTAACCACGATGGGATTGCACTCCATCTCCGAGTCTTTAAACGCGTCGCCGGTATCGTATTTCCAGGCCACCTTGAGCTGGCTGACATTGCCGCGGTTGATCTGCTTGAGCGCGGAGTAGTGGATGTTGTCCGGCGTGCCGCCCACCACGCGCCAGCCATCGTAGTTTTCACCGCCGGGGTTCTCGCCCTGCCGCTTCGAACATTGGGCCAGGAACAAGGCGGCAACCAGCAGGGCCGCGATTTGTAACAGCGCGATCGGTATCGCGCGGCGGCTGCATCGACTTCGCGCGATCGGAAGATGGCTTATTGGCTCAGGCATTCCAGCAGTCCTTTTGCAAAGATTCGCTCCACGGAAACCCGGGCTTCCGCGAAAATCCGCTCCCAGTGGCAAGCCGCTAAATTTACCAAAAATTCGCACGCAAGCGGTAGGATTTTATGAACGGTGGACCTTGCATCGAGGTCCGGACGATTCAACCCGCCCGCAATGCGCCGCGTGGGTGAGTGGTGAGACGAAGGCGCGAATCTATGCATCTAACCACAGGAACATGGTTTGCGGTGGCTCCGGGGAAGGTGCATACCAGCCGGACTCATACGTTCCAGGTAATGCTCAAGCTGAGGGATCGAAAAATAATGAAACGGACACGACCAGAGCACTTTGCAACATGCGAAAACGGGCAGCAGCGCGGATTTCGGCTGCCTGGCCTACGGCATCGACTGTGCGCTTCTGCTATCCCGCTGGCGGCATTCACGGCATTCCTTCTGCTCGCGGCCGGGGCGGCGCGCGCCCAAGCCGCTGCCAGCCAGGATGTGCTCCGGGCCACCCTGCCCAATGGTCTGCAGGTTGTGATTGTCCGCAACAGGCTGGCCCCTGTGGTCACCACGGTGATGAATTACAGGGCTGGCTCTGACCAGGCGCCGGAAGGTTTTCCGGGCACGGCCCACGCTGAGGAGCACATGATGTTCCGCGGCAGCCCCGAACTTTCCGCGAACCAACTGGCGGACATTGCGGCGGCCATGGGAGGCGAATTCGATGCCGACACGCAGCAAACCGTCACCCAGTATTTCTTCACTGTGCCGGTTGCCGATCTGGATGTCGCCCTTCACGTCGAGTCCATCCGCATGCGCGGAATCCTGGACACCGACGAACTCTGGAAGCAGGAACGCGGCGCCATTGAGCAGGAGGTGGCCCAGGACCTCTCCAATCCTGAGTACGTTTTCTACACCAAACTGCTCGCCGCCATGTTTCGCGGAACGCCTTATGCGCATGACGCCCTCGGCTCGCGCCCTTCTTTCGACCAGACCACCGGCGCCATGCTTCACGAGTTTTACAGCAAGTGGTATGCTCCCAACAACGCCATCCTGGTGATCGTTGGGGACGTTGACCCGCAGCCGACTTTGGAGGAAGTGAAGGGCCTGTTCAGCGCCATTCCCGCGAGGGAACTTCCCTCCAAACCATCCTTCTCATTCCAGCCGGTCAGCTCTCAGACGCTCGACCTGAAGACGGACCTGCCCTACGGGATTTCAGTGATTTCTTTCCGTTTGCCGGGATCGAGCAGCCCGGACTTTGCCGCAGCCGAAGTGCTTGCCGACGTTCTCGGCAGCCAGCGAGGCAGCCTCTATGCTCTGGTCCCCCAGGGCAAGGCACTCTACGCCGGTTTTTCCCTCGAGCCTTTGCCTGAAGCAAGTCTTGGGTATGCCATCGGCGCCTTTACCAACCAAACCGCCGGGGCGCAACTGGCCGGCCAGATGCGAACCATCCTCGAGGATGATCTCAAGAACGGCGTGCCCGAAGACCTTGTGGCTGCCGCCAAGCGGCGTGAACTGGCCAGCGTCGAGTTCCAGAAGAATTCCGTCTCAGGGCTTGCGATGGCCTGGTCGAATGCGCTGGCGGTGGAAGGCCGGCAGTCGCCCGAGGACGATGTGGATGCCATTCAGAAGGTAACGGTTGAGGATGTCAACCGCGTCGCCCGCGAGTATCTCGTGCAGTCGAAAGCCATCACCGCGGTATTGAATCCGCAGGTATCGGGCAAGCCGATCTCGTCCCAATCATTCGGCGGCAAGGAATCTTTTGCCCCCAAACAGACCAAACCCGTCGCGCTGCCGGCATGGGCCGAGGCCGCCCTCAAAAAACTTTCCATTCCCAAAGCCACCATCAGCCCCGTGGTGAGCACGCTCCCAAACGGGTTGAAGCTGATTGTGCAGCCCGAATCCATCAGCGACACGGTCAGCATCTACGGCCACATCCAAAGCAATGCCGACCTCGAAACTCCTCAGGGCCAGGAGGGCGCTGCCGAGGAATTGGAACAACTGTTTCCCTACGGCAGCACATCGCTTGACCGCATGGCCTTCCAGAAGGCGCTGGACGATATTGGCGCCGATGAGTCCGCCGGCTCCGATTTCTCGCTCAGCGTGCTCGCCAGCCATTTGGATCGAGGCGTGGAACTGCTGGCGCAAAATGAGCTTCAGCCGGCGTTGCCCGAGAGTGCCTTCGCGATTACTCAAAAGCAACTGGCCTCCACCGTGGCGCAGCAGCTCGAAAGCCCGGATTATCTCACCAGCCGAGCCGTCCATGTTGCCCTGTTTCCGAAAACCGATCCGTCGCTGCGCCATGCCACGCCTGAAACGGTTTCCGGTCTTAAGCTCGACGACGTCAAGGCCTACTATCAGCACGTCTTCAGACCGGATTTGACCACCATTGTGGTGATCGGCAAGATCACGCCCGATGAAGCAAAGGCGGTGATCGAAAAATATTTTGGCGGCTGGAAAGCCACCGGCCCCAAGCCGCCCACCGACCTCCCCGAAGTCCCGAACAATTCTCCAGCCACCACAACCGTCCCCGACAAGAGCCGCGTTCAGGATAACGTCACCCTGGCCGAAACGCTGAAGCTCACGCGCTTCAGCCCGGATTACTACCCACTGGAAGTCGGCAATCACGTTCTCGGCGGAGGTTTTTACGCAACGCGCCTCTATCGGGACCTGCGCGAAAACGCCGGCCTGGTTTATTACGTCGGCTCGTCCTTTAACTTTGGGAAGACGCGCGCGGTGTACGAGGTGCGGTACGCCTGCGACCCTCCGAACGTGTCCAAGGCGCGCGCCATCATCGCCCGCAACCTGAAGGACATGCAGACCAACCCCGTCAGCCCCAACGAACTGCGCCAGGCCAAGGCCATGCTGCTGCGGGCCATTCCGCTTTCCGAATCCAGCACGGGCAGCATCGCCGGCGGGCTGATCTACCGCTCCTCGATGGGATTGCCGCTCGATGAGCCGGTGCAGTCGGCCCGGCGCTACATTAAGATAACCGCGCCGGAAGTCCAGAAGGCCTTTGCCAAATGGGTCCGCCCCGATGACCTGGTGCAGGTGAGCGAAGGCCCCGCACCAAAGTAGCGACGTGGGCATTTACGGTCTGCGTTAATTTTTTGTTTCGCCGACCGGCGCAGGGAAGCTCGATGTCCGCCGAGGATGGCAAGAACTATTCTTCAGGAGGTCGGAGCTGCAGAGTCTGTGTGGCAACTCCATCTTGACACCTGGTTATAATGCGGGTGAGAGGAGATCCGCAGATGAAATTTTTTGATTACAATCCCGATCAAGCTTACCTGCTGCCGCCCTCGGTGGGGGATGTTCTGGGCAGCAATCAT is a window of Terriglobia bacterium DNA encoding:
- a CDS encoding PQQ-binding-like beta-propeller repeat protein, with the translated sequence MPEPISHLPIARSRCSRRAIPIALLQIAALLVAALFLAQCSKRQGENPGGENYDGWRVVGGTPDNIHYSALKQINRGNVSQLKVAWKYDTGDAFKDSEMECNPIVVNGVLYAVSPKLRVFALNAATGKLIWSFSPPEAEPVLHAMHFRGLTYWSDGNDTRIFYVFGHNLYALNAKTGQPVPSFGQEGHIDLRQGLGRNPEDLSVKVTSPGAIYKDLIIMGSSLPEDLPCPPGDIRAYDVRSGQMRWSFHTIPRPGEPGYETWPKDAWKYTGGANNWAGLTVDARRGLVFVPTGSAAFDFYGSDRVGDDLYANCLLALDANTGRLAWYFQAVKHDLWDRDFPSAPALVTVEHDRQRADAVAQTTKSGYVFVFNRETGKPLFPIEYRKAPASDVDGEKTAETQAFPLLPPPFAEQQFTPEMLTNRTPAAHKAVLAQLRKLRYGGQFIPPSRQGTVIFPGFDGGGEWGGPAFDPATGLLYVNANVMAWILRLVPRPRTLGLVSGRELYLSQCSSCHKANLAGSPPEFPSLKNIAKKYNESQVADIIRKGGGRMPAFAQMGKRAIEAIATYLVTGKQTMAKAAWDEAEMGPWLKYMSDGYNKFLDPDGYPAVKPPWGTLTAIDLNTGKFVWRIPFGEFPELVKEGIHNTGSENYGGPLVTAGGLLFIAATDHDNKFHAFDKATGKLLWEATLPFAGNATPAAYEVGGQQYLVIGAGGGKWGAASGGTYVAYALPK
- a CDS encoding response regulator, encoding MVSAVKAAPSRINLAHSGPMFRTLLVDEDPSEVRYYHGMLQAVGHEVVVSATYEDALARLGRQNFDMVVVAQGSPAFEGRPVLARAREINPERPVLVVARALDIDCYLEAMEMGAADYLERCAAPRDFMLSVDAHLRMKDAA
- a CDS encoding citrate (Si)-synthase; translated protein: MGKLHDRLAEQAPALREKIRSVVAEHGKAVISEVTVSQAFGGMRGVRGLVCDTSVVGPDKGLIVRGIPIGDLKKRLPEEIFYLLCTGELPDAKALASVQQELRQRAQVPSYVWDVLRALPGDTHPMAMFSTAILSMERESVFRKSYSEGMQKADYWESALEDALRLLGVLPGIAAGIYRIHTCKGGPLPPNPTLDWGADYAAMLGLPDPTGGFRDLMRLFLTLHCDHEGGNVSAFTCHTVGSALSDPFYAVSAGMNGLAGPLHGLANQECLHFVLGIRKKYNGVPTDDQLRDYVWETLNGGRVIPGYGHAVLRVTDPRFTALHEFGDRVCPDDVMFKIVDRLFHITPQVLKEQGKVKDPWPNVDAVSGSLLYLFGLTEFEHYTVLFGVSRALGMCSQLVLNRLLGTPITRPKSVSTEWLIKAASGARVPAAQGGSK
- a CDS encoding pitrilysin family protein, which encodes MKRTRPEHFATCENGQQRGFRLPGLRHRLCASAIPLAAFTAFLLLAAGAARAQAAASQDVLRATLPNGLQVVIVRNRLAPVVTTVMNYRAGSDQAPEGFPGTAHAEEHMMFRGSPELSANQLADIAAAMGGEFDADTQQTVTQYFFTVPVADLDVALHVESIRMRGILDTDELWKQERGAIEQEVAQDLSNPEYVFYTKLLAAMFRGTPYAHDALGSRPSFDQTTGAMLHEFYSKWYAPNNAILVIVGDVDPQPTLEEVKGLFSAIPARELPSKPSFSFQPVSSQTLDLKTDLPYGISVISFRLPGSSSPDFAAAEVLADVLGSQRGSLYALVPQGKALYAGFSLEPLPEASLGYAIGAFTNQTAGAQLAGQMRTILEDDLKNGVPEDLVAAAKRRELASVEFQKNSVSGLAMAWSNALAVEGRQSPEDDVDAIQKVTVEDVNRVAREYLVQSKAITAVLNPQVSGKPISSQSFGGKESFAPKQTKPVALPAWAEAALKKLSIPKATISPVVSTLPNGLKLIVQPESISDTVSIYGHIQSNADLETPQGQEGAAEELEQLFPYGSTSLDRMAFQKALDDIGADESAGSDFSLSVLASHLDRGVELLAQNELQPALPESAFAITQKQLASTVAQQLESPDYLTSRAVHVALFPKTDPSLRHATPETVSGLKLDDVKAYYQHVFRPDLTTIVVIGKITPDEAKAVIEKYFGGWKATGPKPPTDLPEVPNNSPATTTVPDKSRVQDNVTLAETLKLTRFSPDYYPLEVGNHVLGGGFYATRLYRDLRENAGLVYYVGSSFNFGKTRAVYEVRYACDPPNVSKARAIIARNLKDMQTNPVSPNELRQAKAMLLRAIPLSESSTGSIAGGLIYRSSMGLPLDEPVQSARRYIKITAPEVQKAFAKWVRPDDLVQVSEGPAPK